A single genomic interval of Alteromonas sp. CI.11.F.A3 harbors:
- the rep gene encoding DNA helicase Rep, protein MKLNDAQQSAVTFVSGPCLVLAGAGSGKTRVITNKIAHLVRNCDMPARYIAAVTFTNKAAREMKERVAETLGKPEARGLKVCTFHTMGLTIIKAHIKELGLKPGFSLFDDKDSLALLTDLTEDTIDGDKDQLSLLQSCISNWKNDLLLPEALLKQATSTGEREFAEAYKRYQDNLRAYNALDFDDLILLPTLLLKTSETVRAKWQNKIRYLLVDEYQDTNTSQYELVKLLVGERSRFTVVGDDDQSIYSWRGAKPQNLNLLQQDFPRLNVIKLQQNYRSSGRILHCANILIQNNPHLFDKTLFSELQYGEPLRVIEAKNEEHEAERVVAELLAHKFMNRTKFKDYAILYRGNHQSRLFEKLLMSNRIPYKISGGMSFFGRTEVKDIMAYLRLLVNQDDDNALLRVINTPSRGIGRVTLEKLGNFANSLGVPMFEAATHPNLNSVLSDRAYDAVSGFARWIVEVSDNATRGDTKDALRGMIKSMSYEEWLYEQSASPKAAEMGMANVSTLFGWVTDMLEGNELDSPMNLTEVVNRLILRDMMERGEDDGDGDQVQLMTLHASKGLEFPIVFLVGMEEGLLPHQSSVDEDNVEEERRLAYVGITRAQRELIFSLAKERRQFGEVINPEPSRFLYELPIDDLQWENQKPKESAEVRQQKGQSSIANLRDMLGKK, encoded by the coding sequence ATGAAATTAAACGATGCGCAACAATCAGCTGTCACCTTTGTGTCTGGCCCCTGCTTAGTATTAGCCGGCGCCGGCAGTGGTAAAACTCGGGTTATTACCAACAAAATTGCGCACCTAGTTAGAAATTGCGATATGCCAGCACGGTATATTGCAGCGGTAACCTTTACCAACAAAGCCGCCCGAGAAATGAAAGAACGGGTAGCTGAAACCTTAGGTAAGCCAGAAGCGCGTGGTTTGAAGGTATGTACCTTTCACACCATGGGGCTAACCATTATAAAAGCCCATATTAAAGAGCTAGGCTTAAAGCCTGGTTTCTCATTGTTCGACGACAAAGACTCGTTGGCACTGTTAACCGATTTAACCGAAGACACGATAGACGGCGATAAAGATCAGCTTTCGCTATTACAAAGCTGCATTTCAAACTGGAAGAACGACTTACTGCTGCCCGAAGCATTACTAAAACAAGCTACCAGTACCGGTGAACGAGAGTTTGCAGAAGCTTACAAGCGCTATCAAGATAACTTACGCGCCTATAATGCCCTTGACTTCGATGACCTTATTTTATTGCCCACACTGCTATTAAAAACCAGCGAAACCGTACGGGCCAAATGGCAAAACAAAATTCGTTATTTGCTGGTGGATGAGTACCAAGATACCAACACCAGTCAGTACGAACTGGTAAAGCTATTGGTAGGCGAACGTTCGCGCTTTACCGTGGTAGGCGACGACGACCAATCCATTTATTCATGGCGCGGTGCCAAGCCACAAAACTTAAACTTGCTACAGCAAGATTTCCCGCGCTTGAACGTTATTAAGCTACAGCAGAATTATCGCTCTTCAGGGCGAATACTGCATTGCGCCAACATTCTTATTCAGAACAACCCGCACTTGTTCGATAAAACCCTGTTCTCTGAACTGCAATACGGCGAACCGCTTCGAGTGATAGAAGCGAAAAACGAAGAACACGAAGCTGAGCGAGTGGTAGCAGAACTGCTAGCGCACAAGTTTATGAACCGCACTAAGTTCAAAGACTACGCTATTTTGTACCGAGGAAATCATCAAAGCCGCTTGTTCGAAAAGCTACTAATGAGCAACCGTATTCCATATAAAATTAGCGGCGGTATGTCGTTCTTCGGGCGCACCGAAGTAAAAGACATCATGGCTTACTTGCGCTTGCTGGTGAACCAAGATGACGATAATGCACTACTACGAGTAATTAATACGCCAAGTCGCGGCATAGGGCGCGTGACACTAGAAAAGCTAGGTAACTTCGCGAACAGCTTAGGCGTGCCCATGTTTGAAGCGGCCACTCACCCAAATTTAAACAGCGTGTTGTCGGATAGAGCATACGATGCCGTATCGGGGTTTGCCCGCTGGATAGTAGAAGTGTCTGACAATGCAACTCGAGGCGACACCAAAGATGCCCTTCGCGGCATGATCAAGTCGATGAGCTACGAAGAGTGGTTATACGAGCAAAGCGCTAGCCCTAAAGCGGCTGAAATGGGCATGGCGAACGTAAGTACCTTATTTGGCTGGGTAACCGACATGCTAGAAGGCAACGAGCTTGATAGCCCCATGAACCTTACCGAAGTAGTAAACCGCCTTATCTTGCGCGACATGATGGAGCGAGGCGAAGACGACGGCGATGGCGACCAAGTACAGCTAATGACACTGCACGCTTCTAAAGGGCTAGAGTTCCCAATAGTGTTCTTAGTGGGCATGGAAGAAGGCTTGTTGCCCCATCAAAGCAGTGTAGATGAAGACAATGTAGAAGAAGAGCGCCGCCTTGCGTATGTAGGCATTACCCGTGCGCAGCGAGAGCTTATTTTCAGCCTAGCGAAAGAGCGCCGCCAGTTCGGTGAAGTTATAAACCCAGAGCCAAGCCGCTTTTTATACGAACTGCCCATAGACGACCTTCAATGGGAAAACCAAAAGCCGAAAGAAAGTGCCGAGGTACGCCAGCAAAAAGGCCAAAGTAGTATTGCTAACTTAAGAGATATGCTGGGTAAGAAATAA
- a CDS encoding flagellar basal body-associated protein FliL produces MTKSLASRFIATALLVSSAFTPAFAQDKANFAYLGLEPDIVTNYIGESSRKLGYVRVTVELMIYDVDQLEIAEHHMPLLRATAIDIFGRQPEEKVKSLTGREDIRRAILKALQDHMKKETGGEVIKNVIFTKYLYQG; encoded by the coding sequence ATGACAAAGTCACTTGCTTCACGTTTTATAGCTACCGCTTTATTAGTTAGTAGTGCTTTCACGCCTGCATTTGCGCAAGATAAGGCAAATTTTGCTTATCTTGGGTTAGAGCCAGACATCGTTACCAATTACATTGGCGAGTCTTCAAGAAAGCTTGGTTATGTACGCGTTACCGTTGAATTAATGATTTATGACGTAGATCAGCTGGAAATTGCAGAACACCATATGCCGCTATTACGTGCAACGGCCATCGATATCTTCGGCAGACAGCCTGAAGAAAAAGTAAAATCGCTAACGGGCAGAGAAGATATTCGCCGCGCCATTCTAAAAGCGCTTCAAGATCATATGAAAAAAGAAACCGGTGGCGAGGTTATCAAAAACGTTATCTTCACCAAGTATTTATATCAGGGCTAG
- the kbl gene encoding glycine C-acetyltransferase, which produces MSAAFISHLQAQIEATKEDGLYKKERVITSQQQADIDVANGEHVINFCANNYLGLANHPDLIAAAKNGLETHGFGMASVRFICGTQDIHKQLETEISAFLGTEDTILYPSCFDANGGLFETLLGPEDAIISDALNHASIIDGVRLCKAKRYRYANNDMDSLEDQLKQAVADGARFKVIATDGVFSMDGVIANLAGICDLAEKYDALVMVDDCHATGFLGENGKGSHEYCDVMGRVDILTGTLGKAMGGASGGYTSGKKEVVEWLRQRSRPYLFSNSVAPPIVSASLKVFEMMKDGAALREQLWRNSAHFRSRMEDAGFTLAGKDHAIIPVMLGDARVASDMADKLLEKGIYVIGFSYPVVPKGQARIRTQMSAGHSIEHVDKAIDAFIEVGREMGVIA; this is translated from the coding sequence ATGTCAGCGGCATTTATCTCTCACCTGCAAGCGCAAATTGAGGCCACTAAAGAAGATGGTCTGTATAAAAAAGAGCGCGTTATTACTTCACAGCAACAAGCAGATATAGACGTGGCCAACGGCGAGCATGTCATCAACTTCTGTGCGAACAACTATTTAGGTTTGGCTAACCACCCAGACCTTATCGCAGCAGCCAAAAATGGCCTTGAAACCCACGGGTTTGGTATGGCGTCTGTGCGCTTCATTTGTGGTACCCAAGATATTCATAAGCAACTAGAAACTGAAATTAGCGCATTTCTTGGTACAGAAGATACTATTTTGTACCCATCTTGTTTTGACGCCAACGGCGGGTTATTTGAAACCTTGCTAGGCCCAGAAGACGCCATTATTTCTGATGCACTAAACCATGCCAGCATTATTGACGGCGTGCGTTTGTGTAAAGCTAAGCGCTACCGTTATGCCAATAACGACATGGACTCACTGGAAGATCAACTTAAGCAAGCCGTTGCCGACGGCGCACGATTTAAAGTAATTGCTACCGATGGCGTGTTCTCGATGGACGGTGTTATTGCTAATCTTGCAGGCATTTGTGACCTCGCTGAAAAGTACGATGCCTTGGTCATGGTAGATGATTGCCACGCGACTGGGTTTTTAGGCGAAAACGGCAAAGGCAGTCATGAATACTGCGACGTAATGGGCCGAGTGGATATTCTCACTGGTACTTTGGGCAAAGCGATGGGCGGCGCATCAGGCGGTTATACATCAGGCAAAAAAGAAGTGGTTGAGTGGTTACGTCAACGCTCTCGCCCGTACTTATTCTCAAACTCTGTTGCGCCACCTATCGTATCGGCTTCACTTAAAGTATTCGAGATGATGAAAGATGGCGCAGCATTGCGTGAACAGCTATGGCGCAATTCAGCCCACTTCCGTTCTCGTATGGAAGATGCTGGCTTTACCCTTGCAGGTAAAGATCACGCCATCATTCCTGTGATGCTTGGCGATGCACGTGTAGCTAGCGATATGGCAGACAAGCTACTTGAAAAAGGTATTTACGTGATTGGTTTCTCATACCCTGTAGTACCTAAAGGGCAAGCTAGAATACGCACCCAAATGTCAGCTGGGCATTCTATTGAACACGTAGACAAAGCCATTGATGCGTTTATTGAAGTAGGCCGTGAAATGGGAGTTATTGCATGA
- a CDS encoding EAL domain-containing protein, which produces MSSDSTQYELTEEELREIIPQLQQLTNKYKRAERVQKALFDISELASSVSHLNRLYTAIHEIIADFMNADNFFVAFYEQDSQIVDFAYFVDEFDEQTVKQLPADSLMDGMTGFILRTGQHLFYKREEEEVFAEDHGIKLVGSQPFELLGVPLKRGSQVIGAMVVQTYDEGVHYTQEDLEVLLFVSQHIVTTVDRVKNRELTERTIRERTRQLRKINDDLQEEILERQKVESLQQALFEISELAANLEGDMSVFYSSLHEILARLISAPNCFISIIDESKQMLEFPYFSDVEDTGVEARPMGLGLTEFVLRTGQAELINPPRVLELAEAGEIDVSVAQSMLNSANSWLGSPLVVDGEVFGVIAVQTYGKHAKYNARDLELLRFVSHHIAVTMERKRSTEEIHRHNSELELRVAARTAELDRANKYLKQQIEERKEIELKLIHDAHHDSLTDLPNRSMFTSRLELAIASKQRYTENYFAVLFIDLDRFKVINDTLGHHAGDEFLVEVARRIALCIRGHDLLARLGGDEFVVLLDNFEDLTDVQEVASRIINSISEPFLLEGREMYSGASIGIANLESYYRSADEVLRDADAAMYQAKTLGRGRFVMFDKSMRDRLIEELELENEFRRALRDEEFEYFLQPVIDIRDNTTLYNEMYVRWSHPTFGKIAREQFRQVAEQSGLTLDLDLFQLRKACELLAHAKTTGEDTGRIAVNVSIIHLLQASMVNQMISLIDEYKISPHDLVFEFDENDLNRRSQFILPAIKKLKRAGVTLVLDNFGSGLASLSYLFAYPFDFIKIDHRFVRSLPRSQRNLKLIQSVMLISEHLKFKVIAEGVDSPAQLNALTDIECNYAQGKVLTRATVLDMKQLAG; this is translated from the coding sequence ATGTCATCAGATTCAACGCAATATGAGTTGACAGAAGAAGAGCTGCGGGAAATTATACCGCAGCTTCAACAACTCACTAATAAATATAAGCGTGCTGAACGAGTTCAGAAAGCGCTATTCGACATTTCCGAGCTTGCAAGTTCTGTTAGTCACTTAAACCGCCTTTATACCGCTATTCATGAAATCATTGCCGACTTCATGAACGCCGATAACTTCTTTGTTGCCTTCTACGAACAAGACAGCCAAATTGTCGACTTCGCCTATTTCGTTGACGAGTTTGACGAACAAACCGTAAAACAGTTACCCGCCGATTCCTTAATGGATGGCATGACGGGTTTTATATTGCGCACCGGCCAGCACTTATTCTATAAGCGTGAAGAAGAAGAAGTTTTTGCTGAAGATCACGGTATTAAATTAGTAGGTTCTCAGCCTTTTGAGCTACTTGGAGTTCCACTTAAACGTGGCAGCCAAGTAATTGGCGCTATGGTGGTGCAAACCTACGACGAAGGTGTGCATTACACTCAAGAAGATTTAGAAGTACTGCTGTTTGTTTCTCAGCACATTGTTACCACGGTAGACAGGGTTAAAAACCGTGAACTCACCGAACGTACCATTCGAGAACGTACTCGCCAGCTACGAAAAATTAATGACGACCTTCAAGAGGAAATTCTTGAGCGTCAAAAAGTAGAGTCGTTACAACAAGCCTTATTTGAAATTTCTGAATTAGCAGCAAACCTAGAAGGCGATATGTCGGTCTTCTATTCTAGCTTGCACGAAATTCTAGCCCGCCTTATTAGTGCGCCAAACTGCTTTATCTCTATTATTGATGAATCGAAGCAAATGCTAGAGTTTCCGTATTTCAGTGATGTTGAAGACACCGGCGTTGAAGCTAGGCCCATGGGCTTAGGTTTAACGGAATTTGTACTGCGTACCGGCCAAGCTGAACTGATTAACCCGCCACGGGTACTGGAACTTGCCGAAGCGGGTGAAATTGATGTGTCTGTTGCCCAAAGCATGTTAAACAGTGCCAACTCTTGGCTGGGGTCGCCCCTGGTGGTAGATGGTGAAGTGTTTGGAGTTATTGCGGTGCAAACCTACGGTAAGCATGCCAAATACAACGCCAGAGACTTAGAGTTACTGCGCTTTGTTTCACACCATATTGCGGTAACCATGGAGCGTAAGCGCAGTACTGAAGAAATTCATCGTCACAACAGTGAGCTTGAGCTCAGGGTTGCCGCGCGTACTGCCGAGCTTGATAGAGCCAACAAATACTTAAAACAGCAAATTGAAGAGCGTAAGGAAATTGAACTTAAGCTTATTCACGATGCGCATCACGATTCACTCACCGACCTTCCGAACCGTTCAATGTTTACCAGCAGGCTTGAACTAGCCATTGCCAGTAAGCAGCGTTACACCGAAAATTACTTTGCGGTGTTGTTCATCGACTTAGACCGATTCAAAGTTATTAACGATACCTTAGGCCATCACGCCGGTGATGAGTTCTTAGTTGAAGTGGCTAGACGTATTGCATTATGTATTCGTGGGCACGACTTACTGGCCCGCTTAGGTGGCGATGAGTTTGTGGTTTTACTCGATAACTTTGAAGATTTAACCGATGTGCAAGAAGTGGCGTCTCGTATTATTAACTCGATTTCAGAGCCATTCTTGCTGGAAGGCCGTGAAATGTATTCGGGTGCCAGTATCGGCATTGCTAATTTAGAGTCGTATTATCGTAGTGCCGATGAAGTGCTACGTGATGCTGATGCCGCTATGTACCAAGCGAAAACGTTGGGCCGTGGCCGATTTGTTATGTTCGATAAGAGCATGCGCGACCGCTTAATTGAAGAGCTTGAGCTAGAAAACGAATTTCGCCGTGCCTTGCGCGATGAAGAGTTTGAATACTTCTTACAGCCTGTTATTGATATAAGAGACAACACAACGCTTTATAACGAGATGTACGTACGTTGGAGTCACCCGACTTTCGGCAAAATAGCCCGAGAGCAGTTTCGCCAAGTGGCTGAACAAAGTGGCTTAACCTTAGATTTAGATTTGTTTCAGTTACGCAAAGCTTGCGAGTTACTGGCTCACGCGAAAACAACAGGCGAAGACACCGGCCGTATTGCGGTAAACGTTTCTATTATTCATTTGCTACAAGCGTCTATGGTGAATCAGATGATTTCGCTTATAGACGAATACAAAATATCGCCCCACGATTTGGTATTTGAGTTTGATGAAAACGATTTAAATCGTCGTTCGCAGTTTATTTTGCCCGCAATTAAGAAGTTGAAGCGTGCGGGGGTGACCTTAGTGCTAGATAACTTTGGTAGTGGCTTGGCGTCGCTTAGTTATTTATTCGCCTATCCGTTCGACTTCATCAAAATTGACCACAGGTTTGTGCGTTCGCTACCCCGTTCACAGCGAAACCTTAAGCTTATTCAATCGGTAATGCTTATTTCTGAGCACCTTAAATTTAAGGTTATTGCCGAAGGAGTAGACTCACCTGCACAGCTAAATGCGCTTACCGACATTGAGTGTAATTACGCCCAAGGTAAAGTGCTTACTCGCGCGACTGTACTTGATATGAAACAGCTAGCAGGCTAG
- the ubiA gene encoding 4-hydroxybenzoate octaprenyltransferase, producing the protein MALNLNLAQNLNHIKQHPSAYIRLMRLDKPVGIYLLLWPTFWALLMASEGLPSLGIALIFTAGVVVMRSAGCVINDYADRKVDGSVKRTATRPLATGEVTPKQALNLFGGLIILAFLLVLMLNWQTVALSVIALLLAASYPFMKRYTHLPQVVLGAAFGWAIPMAFMAVSETVPAYGWWLFVANLLWTVAYDTMYAMVDRDDDLEIGVKSTAILFGKYDVPIIIGLQAATLTILYFIGGAIEAHWPYYLSLIIGAGLFYRQYKFIKHRQREGCFTAFIENHYVGLVFTLGLVANFWVG; encoded by the coding sequence ATGGCACTGAATCTTAATTTAGCCCAGAACCTCAACCATATAAAACAGCATCCATCTGCGTATATTCGCCTGATGCGTTTAGACAAACCCGTGGGTATTTACTTGCTGCTTTGGCCTACCTTTTGGGCATTGCTTATGGCATCAGAAGGCTTACCCAGTTTAGGCATCGCGCTTATTTTTACCGCAGGCGTGGTAGTGATGCGCTCAGCGGGCTGCGTCATTAACGACTACGCCGATAGAAAAGTAGATGGCAGCGTAAAGCGCACCGCCACGCGGCCATTGGCCACAGGAGAGGTAACACCAAAACAAGCGTTAAACCTGTTTGGAGGGCTAATTATACTGGCCTTCTTGTTAGTGCTAATGCTGAATTGGCAAACCGTTGCTTTGTCGGTAATCGCGCTGTTACTAGCAGCCAGTTACCCCTTTATGAAACGCTATACCCACTTGCCACAAGTGGTATTAGGCGCTGCTTTTGGGTGGGCAATTCCGATGGCGTTTATGGCGGTGTCTGAAACTGTGCCTGCTTATGGCTGGTGGTTGTTTGTGGCAAATCTATTATGGACGGTAGCCTACGACACCATGTATGCCATGGTAGACAGAGACGACGACCTGGAAATAGGGGTTAAATCTACCGCCATTTTATTTGGTAAGTACGACGTGCCCATTATTATTGGACTTCAAGCTGCTACGTTAACCATTTTGTACTTTATTGGCGGGGCTATCGAGGCGCATTGGCCGTATTACCTATCGCTAATTATTGGGGCCGGGTTGTTTTATCGCCAGTACAAATTTATTAAGCACCGTCAGCGAGAAGGGTGTTTTACTGCCTTTATTGAAAACCACTATGTAGGCTTGGTATTTACGTTAGGGTTAGTGGCAAATTTTTGGGTAGGCTAG
- the glpE gene encoding thiosulfate sulfurtransferase GlpE, with protein MTAFSHISVQDVANFNGDVAIVDIRDPQSFANGHMPEAKPLNNDNFAAFVEQTPKETPVVVVCYHGVSSQQAAQVIAEQGFNTVYSMDGGFEAWRLGQSVVSENS; from the coding sequence ATGACAGCATTTTCACACATTAGTGTACAAGACGTAGCAAACTTCAATGGCGATGTAGCCATCGTAGATATTCGTGACCCGCAATCTTTTGCTAATGGTCACATGCCAGAAGCGAAGCCGTTGAATAACGATAACTTCGCGGCCTTTGTAGAACAAACGCCAAAAGAAACCCCTGTAGTCGTGGTGTGCTATCACGGCGTAAGCAGTCAGCAAGCCGCGCAAGTTATAGCTGAGCAAGGTTTTAACACCGTTTATAGTATGGACGGTGGTTTCGAAGCATGGCGCTTAGGCCAGTCTGTGGTGTCTGAAAATTCGTGA
- the ubiK gene encoding ubiquinone biosynthesis accessory factor UbiK encodes MLDPKKLEDLAKQIADAVPPGVRNMAEGAEGKIKQVLQSQLSKLDLVTREEFDIQSQVLIRTREKLDAMEARIVQLEAKATEAAKSE; translated from the coding sequence ATGTTGGATCCGAAAAAACTCGAAGATTTAGCGAAACAGATTGCTGACGCCGTACCACCGGGTGTGCGTAACATGGCTGAAGGCGCAGAAGGTAAAATTAAACAGGTTTTACAATCGCAGCTTTCAAAACTTGATTTAGTGACTCGTGAAGAGTTCGATATTCAAAGCCAAGTGCTTATTCGCACTCGCGAAAAGTTAGACGCAATGGAAGCTCGCATTGTTCAACTAGAAGCTAAAGCAACAGAAGCTGCTAAATCTGAGTAG
- a CDS encoding chorismate--pyruvate lyase family protein — protein sequence MSFPSSFPVGLNVEWMQADSAPRNNPYLKNWLLDTGSLTERVQSLCHQFTLNVLGQAETALHANEQSLLSHQQSHQPSQAFQVREVLLCGNTLPWVFARSVIPQRLVEAELANLGSEPLGKRLFNDARFIRSEFELCQLPATALGFERNQQLWGRRSLFTLGEDSMIVAEVFLPDAPVYYSRYDNGTES from the coding sequence GTGAGTTTTCCTAGCAGCTTTCCCGTTGGCTTAAATGTAGAGTGGATGCAAGCCGACAGTGCGCCCCGTAACAATCCGTATTTAAAAAATTGGTTGCTAGACACAGGCTCCTTAACCGAGCGCGTGCAGTCGCTTTGCCATCAATTTACGTTAAACGTGCTAGGGCAGGCTGAAACCGCACTTCATGCTAATGAGCAAAGCCTGCTGTCGCACCAGCAATCACATCAGCCTTCGCAGGCATTTCAGGTACGAGAAGTACTGTTATGTGGTAACACCCTGCCATGGGTTTTTGCCCGTTCCGTTATTCCCCAGCGTTTGGTAGAAGCAGAGCTAGCAAATTTAGGTAGTGAACCCTTAGGTAAGCGACTGTTTAACGATGCCAGGTTTATACGCTCTGAGTTTGAATTGTGCCAATTGCCTGCCACTGCACTAGGCTTTGAGCGCAATCAGCAATTATGGGGCCGACGTTCATTATTTACATTGGGTGAAGACAGCATGATAGTGGCCGAAGTTTTTCTACCCGACGCACCCGTTTATTATTCAAGGTACGACAATGGCACTGAATCTTAA
- the tdh gene encoding L-threonine 3-dehydrogenase: protein MKSLVKAKAEKGIWLQDTQEPEVGHNDLLIKIRKTAICGTDMHIYNWDEWSQQTIPVPMVVGHEYVGEVVGMGQEVRGFAIGDRVSGEGHITCGHCRNCRAGRRHLCRNTEGVGVNRPGAFAEYLVIPAFNAFKIPDNISDELASIFDPFGNAVHTALSFDLVGEDVLITGAGPIGIMAAAVARHVGARHVVITDINPYRLELARKMGATRAVDVSKEDLQDVMNELGMSEGFDVGLEMSGVPVAFRDMLKKMNHGGKVAMLGIPPQDVSVDWNQVIFKGLVIKGIYGREMFETWYKMASLLQSGLDLSPIITHTFSVDDFQKGFDTMGSGQSGKVILDWQ from the coding sequence ATGAAGTCGCTAGTTAAAGCAAAAGCCGAGAAAGGCATTTGGCTTCAAGATACTCAAGAGCCTGAAGTTGGCCATAACGATTTATTAATCAAAATTCGTAAAACCGCCATTTGCGGCACCGACATGCACATTTACAACTGGGATGAATGGTCGCAGCAAACCATACCTGTACCTATGGTAGTAGGTCACGAGTACGTAGGTGAAGTGGTTGGCATGGGCCAAGAAGTACGCGGCTTTGCTATAGGCGATAGGGTGTCTGGTGAAGGCCATATTACGTGTGGACACTGTAGAAACTGCCGTGCAGGCCGTCGCCATTTATGTCGTAATACCGAAGGTGTAGGTGTAAATCGCCCAGGCGCATTTGCCGAGTATTTGGTTATTCCGGCGTTTAACGCATTTAAAATACCTGACAACATTAGTGATGAACTGGCGTCTATTTTCGACCCATTTGGAAATGCTGTGCACACCGCCCTTAGCTTCGACTTAGTGGGTGAAGATGTACTGATTACCGGAGCAGGCCCCATTGGTATTATGGCAGCCGCAGTGGCGCGTCACGTTGGAGCACGTCATGTGGTTATCACCGACATTAACCCGTATCGTCTAGAGCTTGCTAGAAAGATGGGCGCAACTCGCGCTGTTGATGTTAGCAAAGAAGACTTGCAAGACGTGATGAACGAGCTTGGTATGAGTGAAGGCTTTGATGTTGGCCTTGAAATGTCGGGCGTACCGGTCGCCTTTCGCGACATGCTAAAGAAAATGAATCACGGCGGAAAGGTGGCAATGCTAGGTATTCCACCACAAGATGTATCGGTTGATTGGAACCAAGTTATTTTTAAAGGGTTGGTGATCAAAGGTATCTACGGTCGTGAAATGTTCGAAACCTGGTACAAAATGGCAAGTTTGCTGCAAAGTGGCTTAGATTTGTCGCCAATCATCACACATACCTTTTCGGTTGATGACTTTCAGAAAGGTTTTGATACCATGGGTTCAGGACAATCAGGCAAAGTTATACTGGACTGGCAATAA
- the glpG gene encoding rhomboid family intramembrane serine protease GlpG, whose protein sequence is MSHPLIAFRQQGVAHLLANYLGSQNITATVKPTEAGDEFVVLLLDDNDALKARAITEEFIQQPNNPKYQQAAWQHGENVDLVPSRQFDMKGFINNALSVPLTSIVFVLCVLVYGLSLLGLFSPIAQHLLMQPLSVLAENHEWWRLLGPAFIHFSALHIIFNLLWWCMLGAKIESTFGKSMLFVVFALSAIISNVAQAMFTTPVQGNLMLFGGLSGVVYAVMGFVWWLGWLKPQWGLSLPKSVIGFMLVWLVLGFADVLWVNMANAAHTAGLITGCLLAGLLSLGADKRKQG, encoded by the coding sequence GTGAGCCATCCTTTAATTGCTTTTCGCCAGCAAGGCGTGGCGCATTTACTGGCTAACTACCTAGGTAGCCAGAATATCACCGCCACGGTAAAGCCAACTGAAGCGGGTGATGAGTTTGTTGTATTGTTGTTAGACGATAACGACGCACTTAAAGCCCGCGCTATCACTGAAGAGTTTATTCAGCAACCTAACAATCCAAAATACCAACAAGCTGCTTGGCAGCATGGTGAGAACGTTGATTTAGTGCCTTCGCGCCAATTCGATATGAAAGGGTTTATCAACAATGCATTGTCGGTACCTTTAACCAGTATTGTGTTTGTACTTTGTGTGCTGGTGTATGGTTTGTCTTTGCTAGGCTTGTTCAGCCCCATCGCGCAACATTTACTCATGCAGCCGCTTAGTGTACTGGCTGAAAACCATGAGTGGTGGAGGTTATTAGGGCCCGCGTTTATTCACTTCAGCGCACTGCATATTATCTTCAATCTACTTTGGTGGTGTATGTTAGGCGCCAAAATAGAAAGTACCTTTGGTAAAAGCATGTTGTTTGTGGTGTTTGCGCTATCGGCCATTATATCGAACGTGGCTCAAGCCATGTTTACCACGCCAGTTCAGGGTAACTTAATGTTATTCGGTGGGCTTTCAGGTGTGGTATACGCCGTAATGGGCTTTGTGTGGTGGTTAGGTTGGCTGAAACCACAGTGGGGCTTGTCGCTGCCTAAATCGGTAATAGGGTTTATGTTGGTGTGGCTAGTATTAGGCTTTGCCGATGTGCTTTGGGTGAATATGGCCAATGCAGCGCACACGGCAGGGTTAATTACCGGCTGTTTGTTAGCAGGGCTACTAAGCCTTGGTGCCGATAAACGAAAGCAAGGGTAA